Within Sphingobium sp. SCG-1, the genomic segment CGCCGCCACGCTGCACGAGGTATCGCGCGACTTCTCCAAGCGCGCGCTGCGACAGAGGGGAGGGGATGACCGGCACGATCACTAGATCGGCTGCGCGGAGCACCTGCTCGCTGGTTTCGGTGAGGCCCGGCGGGCAATCGAGGATGATCCGGTCATAGGATTTACCAAGGCCGTCGATCAGCCGCGCAAGCCGCTTCTTCTTGCCCAGATCGAAAAACAGCCGGTCGAGGCCGCGCAGCGATGTGTCGGCGGCGATCAAATCTATGCCGGGGATCGTGGAAGGGCGGATCAGTGTGTCGATATCGACATCTTTGCTGAAGATCGCGGTCGCCTCATCTCGGCCCGTCTTGTCGCCTGAAATCAGCCAGGTCGCAGCCGCTTGCGGATCGAGGTCCCAGAGTAGCGTGCGGCGCTTGGATATGGTGGCCGACGCCCATGCGAGGTTGATCGCGAAGGTCGTTTTTCCCACGCCGCCCTTCAGGCTGTAGATCGCAATCGTCGCCAACTCGGTGTTCCTGACCATGGCCTAAGGCTAAACACCCGCGCCGCCCCGTGGCAAGGCATAGATCACCGGAATGTTACACTTTCGCGATAATGCTGGATAAGTGTGCGTCGCAGGAGACGGAAAGCCACGTCGCTCCCGAACTAGCAGGCGCATTTCAGGTCCCGGTTTCACGACATGGCTGCGAAAATGCTATCAGGAGCCGGTCACTCCGGCGGTAATATCTATTCGGGATCAGCGTTGCCGATAAGCGCTTGCCGGGCGTCCCTGGCAGCCTGGATGGTGTCCTCGGGATGCAGGCGCACGATATAAGGCACTTTCTTGCCCAATCGACGGGCGACCTTGCTGCCGTTTATGTCGTGCCATTCGATCAACGGATCTGGCGCAAAATCCAGCGGCGTCCGGTCGGCAATCGGCGTCACGCACAGGAGGCGTGACTGCGACAGTACGACCGAATGGAATAAGAACACGTCACCGCGCTTCCACCAACCTGCAACGGTCCTGCTGCTTCCCGAAGGATCAAGCGCAATGCAGGCCGCCACATTATTATGACATTGCTGAGGCTGCATATGCATGTCAGCCATCTCGCTCTCGGTCGCGTGCGTCACTTCGTAGAAGGTGAGCGCCAGTATCTCCTTGAGCAACTCCTGCTCGTCAAAGGAGTTTGGAGACATATAGTGTTCGAGTTCCAAGATCGCGTTGCGTCTATGTTGATCCTGACTCGCCATGAACGCCTCGCCTGCGGCCCGAACGGGCTGCATCCATGGCAACTACGCCGCTGGCGCGACAACGTTCCCAGGCGAGGAAAAAATAGCTATGCGTCTCAAGTGGTTAGAAGGCTGTGCGCCTTTGGAGCTGCGAACACCAGCGGCGTCCAGACCTAGCTCGAAGCCGCCGCGCTAAAGTAAGTCCCGCACCTTGTCCTGCGGACGGCACAACGCCGCCCCCTTGTCCGTGCGCACAAGGGGGCGCTCGATCAGGATCGGTTCCGCGGCCATCGCCGCCAGTACCGTTTCCGCGTCGGCATCGGGCAAACCACGCTCTACCGCATCGGTGCCGCGCAAGCGCAGACCCTGTTGCGGCGTGAGGCCCGCATCCTCGTAAAGCGCGCGCAGGGTGTCGGCAGACGGCGGCGTCTTTAGATACTCGACCACGGTCACTTCGACGCCCGGTGTCTCCTCAAGGATCGCGAGCGTCTTGCGCGACGTGCCGCAGGCGGGATTGTGGTAGATGGTGGCCTTCATTCCGCCCCCTCGCGCGCCAGCCACTCCTCCAGCCACTTGATCGTATACGCGCCGTCCTGAAACTCGGGATCGCGCAGCAGTGCCTGATGGAGCGGGATCGTGGTCTTCATGCCCTCGATCACATATTCCTCCAGCGCACGCTTCAACCGCATGATCGCGCCTTCCCGGGTGCGGCCATAGACGATCAGCTTGCCGATCATGGAGTCGTAATAGGGCGGTACTTTATAGCCCTGATACAGGCCGCTATCGACGCGGACGTGCATGCCGCCGGGGACATGGTAGCGCGTGACGGTGCCGGGCGACGGCGCGAAGGTGCGCGGGTCTTCGGCATTGATGCGACATTCGATGGCGTGGCCGGAGAAGACGAGATCCTTCTGCTCGACCGACAACGGACGGCCTTCGGCAATGCGGATCTGTTCACGCACCAGATCGACGCCAGTGATCATCTCCGTCACCGGATGCTCGACCTGAAGGCGCGTGTTCATCTCGATGAAGTAGAACTCGCCGTCCTCGTACAGGAACTCGATGGTGCCCGCGCCGCGATAGCCCATGTCGGCCATCGCCTTGGAGACGATCCCGCCCATCCGGTCGCGCTCGGCGGCGGAGATGACGGGGGAGGGCGCTTCCTCCAGCACCTTCTGATGGCGGCGCTGGAGCGAGCAGTCGCGCTCGCCCAGATGGATCGCATTGCCCTTGCCGTCGCCGAAAATCTGAAATTCGATGTGGCGGGGATTGCCCAGATACTTCTCCAGATAGACGGTCGCGTCGCCGAACGCGGCTTTCGCTTCGGAGCCTGCCTGCTGCATCTGAGTTTCGAGCTCGTCAGGGCTCTGTACGATCTTCATGCCGCGCCCGCCGCCGCCCGATGCCGCCTTGATGATGACGGGATAGCCGATGTCCGCCGCGATCCGCTTGGCGTCCCCGATTTCGCTGATCGCGCCGTCGGAGCCGGGCACCAGCGGCAGGCCCAATGCGCCAGCGGTGCGCTTCGCCTCCACCTTATCGCCCATGGTGCGGATATGCTCGGGCTTCGGGCCGATGAAGGCGATGCCGTGCGCTTCCACGATTTCGGCGAACTGCGCGTTCTCCGACAGGAAGCCGTAGCCCGGATGGATCGCGTCCGCGCCAGAGATTTCGGCGGCGGAAATGATGTTGGGGATGTTGAGATAACTGTCGCGCGCGGCGGGCGGTCCGATGCAGATCGCTTCGTCGGCGAGGCGCACGTGCATCGCATCGGCATCCGCCGTGGAATGCACCGCGACCGTTTTGATACCCATCTCATGCGCGGCGCGATGGATGCGCAGCGCGATTTCGCCACGATTGGCGATCAGGATTTTCTCGATGCTCACAGTTTGGTGCTCATGGGGCGTGCGATTATTCGACAATGACGAGCGGCTGATCGAATTCGACCGGCTGGCCATTTTCGACCAGCACGGCCTTTACGGTGCCTGCGGTGGGCGCGAGGATCGGGTTCATGACCTTCATGGCTTCCACGATAAGCAGCGTGTCGCCGGCTTTCACTTGTGCGCCGACGCTGATAAAGTTTGCGGCCTCCGGGTTGCCTGCGAGATAGGCAGTGCCGACCATCGGCGACTTCACGGCATTGGCGCTTACGGCAGGGGCCGATGCACCGGCTTCGGCGAGGGCAGGCGTGGCCGCAGGGGCAGCGGCCGGCGCAGGCTGCGGCGCGTACATCTGGGGCGCGGCATTGATCGCAGGCGCTTTGCGCGCCACGCGGATCTTGCGGTCGCCGTCCTCGACTTCGATCTCGGTCAGGTTCGTGTCGTCCAGCATTTCAGCCAGCGCGCGCACCAGCGCGACGTCGACCTGCATACCCTGTTCACTCTTGTCGTTCATGGATGACCCTCATGGGATTTTTGTGCTCTATTGGCGCTGCGCCTATTGCGGTTCGTCGCGGAGCGCAACCTTTTGGGCGCTTACAACTCCAGCGCCGCTTCCAGCGCCAGGCTGTAAGAAAGCGCGCCGAAGCCCGCAATCGTTCCCTTGGCGGCCATGCCTACATAGCTTTTGTGGCGAAATTCCTCGCGGCTGTGCGGGTTGGACAAGTGCACCTCGATGACGGGCACGGTGATGCTCTTGATCGCATCATGCAAGGCGATGGAGGTGTGGGTGAGGCCGCCCGCGTTCAAAAGCACCGCATGTGCGCCCTGCGCATTGGCCTCGTGCAACCAGTCGATGAGGTGGCCTTCATGATTGGATTGCAGAAACTCGATCTCTACATGCGCCCGCGTCGCGACGTCCTCCAGCCGCTCGGCAATGTCGTCCAGCGTGTCATAGCCGTAGATCTCCGGCTCCCGCGTGCCGAGCAGATTGAGGTTCGGACCGTTCAGAACGAAGATTTTCCTGCTGTCGGCCAAGCCTGCCACTCCCTCATTACGGGTTGCGGCGAACGTGCCGCGGTCCCTATATGCGCCGTGAGGCATTGCCCCGCGAGGGGTTTAGCGCCTCGTGACATGTTTTGCCAAGCATACCCCTGAAGGACAGGCCATTGAGCGTCGACGGCACCATTTCGATCCATGTGAACGGCGAACATCGCCGCATCCGCGAAGGCATGACACTGGCGCAGCTTGCCAGCGAAATGGGGCTGGTGCCGGAGAAAGTGGCGGTCGAGCGCAATCTGGAAGTCGTGCCGC encodes:
- the accB gene encoding acetyl-CoA carboxylase biotin carboxyl carrier protein: MNDKSEQGMQVDVALVRALAEMLDDTNLTEIEVEDGDRKIRVARKAPAINAAPQMYAPQPAPAAAPAATPALAEAGASAPAVSANAVKSPMVGTAYLAGNPEAANFISVGAQVKAGDTLLIVEAMKVMNPILAPTAGTVKAVLVENGQPVEFDQPLVIVE
- a CDS encoding arsenate reductase family protein, which produces MKATIYHNPACGTSRKTLAILEETPGVEVTVVEYLKTPPSADTLRALYEDAGLTPQQGLRLRGTDAVERGLPDADAETVLAAMAAEPILIERPLVRTDKGAALCRPQDKVRDLL
- the accC gene encoding acetyl-CoA carboxylase biotin carboxylase subunit, with translation MSIEKILIANRGEIALRIHRAAHEMGIKTVAVHSTADADAMHVRLADEAICIGPPAARDSYLNIPNIISAAEISGADAIHPGYGFLSENAQFAEIVEAHGIAFIGPKPEHIRTMGDKVEAKRTAGALGLPLVPGSDGAISEIGDAKRIAADIGYPVIIKAASGGGGRGMKIVQSPDELETQMQQAGSEAKAAFGDATVYLEKYLGNPRHIEFQIFGDGKGNAIHLGERDCSLQRRHQKVLEEAPSPVISAAERDRMGGIVSKAMADMGYRGAGTIEFLYEDGEFYFIEMNTRLQVEHPVTEMITGVDLVREQIRIAEGRPLSVEQKDLVFSGHAIECRINAEDPRTFAPSPGTVTRYHVPGGMHVRVDSGLYQGYKVPPYYDSMIGKLIVYGRTREGAIMRLKRALEEYVIEGMKTTIPLHQALLRDPEFQDGAYTIKWLEEWLAREGAE
- the aroQ gene encoding type II 3-dehydroquinate dehydratase, which translates into the protein MADSRKIFVLNGPNLNLLGTREPEIYGYDTLDDIAERLEDVATRAHVEIEFLQSNHEGHLIDWLHEANAQGAHAVLLNAGGLTHTSIALHDAIKSITVPVIEVHLSNPHSREEFRHKSYVGMAAKGTIAGFGALSYSLALEAALEL
- a CDS encoding ParA family protein; translation: MVRNTELATIAIYSLKGGVGKTTFAINLAWASATISKRRTLLWDLDPQAAATWLISGDKTGRDEATAIFSKDVDIDTLIRPSTIPGIDLIAADTSLRGLDRLFFDLGKKKRLARLIDGLGKSYDRIILDCPPGLTETSEQVLRAADLVIVPVIPSPLSQRALGEVARYLVQRGGGHAPMLPVFSMVDRRRGLHRAALDDQPEWPVIPMASAVEQMTSKRMPLGAFAGRSPAAQEFAQLWTGIERRLTRT